In Streptomyces chartreusis NRRL 3882, the following are encoded in one genomic region:
- a CDS encoding Helicase associated domain protein yields MTKTPSGQQAQLFEREQPELSGHAGALGAVRVAPLRGETTLSYMSRVASRYRLTAKELIGALVDVGRRPNLFTVRPDGEVVFNTEARVVVAAFCRMPEEHLLRALPAWGREVPSSRLESGPAAWVRTSATIPPTGPGCRACTATASQGREEARRYLLPHARVCVKHQCWMLEAPVVDGATAGPGQLDVRHVPQIATAQRRHARLLRRSPHAGEAFAVAQAVTASWWDEAWPEETLWPDRLRSMALGDGLVWRGAARDAVTYPEAVTLAAALADAGVQQQLLDEAGRHQPHSLADVPRLTGELARRLERPWIAGRLAAVTTGPLNAWVRACVRSQAGHNPKTRSMWRISPPHRPTPVSQLLADSSDRGETPVQPEPASLPDSAEDAARGFARGLRHARTYAAEHSHLCAPNTVQMEGFAVGLWLANQRAAGPELAPERAAALDALDPWWNPPWNLWWQRIYHRAKALVKAGQPLKPEHGFPGTTENLGTWLYEQCTSYSSLHPGQQRLLADLGITPERARDVMPRRRDLKAARRTALDHARAYADEHGHLCAPTSARQDGFAIGKWLHSQRVRARRGQLDPALNQALTDIDSSWSPPWPTDWQREHHNAHAAVTAGTLLDPEAGFRNFDDRTGQWLYAQCVNYTALQPGQQHLLARLGLTKPVAGSAVPAPATRHPAMETGLHYARDWAAQHGALDLPRTARHLGFPLGRWLATQRHQANLHRDLFDTPWPHEEHLARIDPYWNPPWGMKWQRRYQAAHTQLTPGQNLAPQEGFPNTPDWTGQWLYSQCAVYDDLHPRQQQLLADLGLTAEGARTALPRRIPQAAAFAAGLAHARAWAQEHGNLTVAEPARHDGYRLGTWLRTQRRRASRGKLPADRIKALEAIDPLWNPAGGLRWQQAYLTARTHTTGRSLATTADLDALPSATAKWLFTQCSSYASLHPEQQQLLAETGLTSERARALAPPPKPPRPARPARPRLKNPPCAFAAGLPYAQAWTAQHGNLTSADYRTEHDGFPLGWWLYKQRRAAHAHVKRTGRPWPHDAQLAALDPWWNPPWRATWNHSWHQAHAHHSTARPFPNQTTKWIRTQQRTWTQLHPHQQHLMTTIGIHGPTPLHRYNSRPVHLTNQPTELINTHETAPEQETRSSQARPVGARKQRQAPRQHTAHPRTQPAN; encoded by the coding sequence GTGACGAAGACCCCCAGCGGGCAGCAGGCGCAGCTCTTTGAGCGAGAGCAGCCCGAACTCTCCGGGCACGCAGGGGCTTTGGGTGCGGTGCGGGTAGCGCCGCTGCGCGGTGAGACGACGCTGTCGTACATGAGCCGGGTTGCCTCCCGCTACCGGCTCACGGCCAAAGAACTCATCGGCGCGCTCGTGGACGTGGGACGGCGTCCCAACCTCTTCACCGTGCGGCCCGACGGCGAAGTCGTCTTCAACACCGAGGCCCGGGTGGTGGTCGCCGCCTTCTGCCGCATGCCCGAAGAACACCTGCTCCGTGCCCTACCGGCCTGGGGCCGGGAGGTTCCCTCGAGCAGGCTGGAAAGCGGTCCGGCCGCCTGGGTCCGCACCTCAGCCACGATCCCGCCGACCGGCCCCGGCTGCCGGGCCTGCACCGCGACCGCATCACAGGGCCGGGAAGAAGCACGCCGCTACCTCCTGCCGCACGCACGGGTCTGCGTCAAGCACCAGTGCTGGATGCTCGAAGCCCCCGTCGTCGACGGAGCGACGGCGGGCCCCGGGCAGCTGGACGTGCGGCACGTGCCGCAGATCGCAACGGCCCAGCGTCGTCATGCACGGCTGCTGCGGCGCAGCCCGCACGCCGGCGAAGCGTTCGCTGTGGCGCAGGCGGTTACAGCGTCGTGGTGGGACGAGGCCTGGCCGGAAGAGACCCTCTGGCCCGACCGGCTGCGGTCGATGGCTTTGGGTGACGGCCTCGTATGGCGTGGAGCGGCGCGGGATGCGGTGACCTATCCGGAAGCCGTCACGCTGGCCGCGGCCCTGGCCGATGCGGGTGTGCAGCAGCAACTGCTCGACGAGGCGGGCCGGCATCAACCGCACTCGCTCGCCGATGTCCCCCGCCTCACCGGCGAACTGGCCCGGCGTCTCGAGCGGCCGTGGATCGCCGGCCGCCTCGCTGCGGTCACGACAGGGCCGCTGAACGCCTGGGTACGCGCCTGCGTCCGCAGCCAAGCCGGACACAATCCGAAGACGCGGAGCATGTGGCGCATCTCCCCGCCCCACCGGCCCACCCCGGTTTCCCAGCTCCTGGCCGACAGCAGTGACCGGGGCGAGACACCCGTGCAGCCCGAGCCTGCGTCGCTCCCAGACAGCGCCGAAGATGCTGCCCGGGGGTTCGCGCGTGGGCTGCGCCATGCTCGTACCTACGCCGCCGAGCACAGCCACCTGTGCGCGCCCAACACGGTGCAGATGGAAGGCTTCGCCGTCGGCCTGTGGCTCGCCAACCAGCGCGCCGCAGGACCTGAACTCGCTCCCGAACGCGCCGCCGCCCTCGACGCCCTCGACCCGTGGTGGAACCCGCCTTGGAACCTGTGGTGGCAGCGCATCTACCACCGCGCCAAGGCACTGGTGAAGGCCGGGCAGCCGCTCAAGCCCGAACACGGATTCCCCGGCACCACGGAGAACCTCGGCACCTGGCTCTACGAGCAGTGCACCAGCTACAGCAGCCTCCATCCCGGACAGCAGCGTCTCCTCGCCGACCTCGGCATCACGCCTGAACGCGCCCGCGACGTCATGCCCCGGCGCCGGGATCTCAAGGCAGCCCGGCGCACCGCCCTGGACCATGCCCGCGCCTACGCCGACGAGCACGGCCACCTGTGTGCTCCCACCTCCGCACGCCAGGACGGCTTCGCCATCGGCAAATGGCTGCACAGCCAGCGAGTGCGCGCCCGGCGCGGCCAACTCGACCCCGCACTCAACCAGGCGCTGACCGACATCGACTCCTCATGGAGCCCGCCCTGGCCCACCGACTGGCAGCGCGAGCACCACAACGCCCACGCCGCCGTCACGGCCGGCACCCTCCTCGACCCCGAAGCCGGATTCCGCAACTTCGACGACCGCACCGGGCAGTGGCTGTACGCCCAGTGCGTCAACTACACCGCCCTCCAGCCCGGCCAGCAGCACCTCCTGGCCCGCCTCGGCCTCACCAAGCCTGTCGCGGGCAGCGCCGTGCCCGCCCCGGCCACCCGGCATCCCGCCATGGAAACAGGGCTGCACTACGCCCGGGACTGGGCAGCCCAGCACGGCGCTCTCGACCTCCCCCGCACCGCCCGCCACCTAGGTTTTCCCCTCGGCCGCTGGCTCGCCACACAACGACACCAAGCCAACCTCCACCGCGACCTCTTCGACACCCCCTGGCCGCACGAGGAACACCTCGCCCGCATCGATCCGTACTGGAACCCGCCCTGGGGCATGAAATGGCAACGCCGCTACCAGGCCGCCCACACACAACTCACCCCCGGCCAAAACCTCGCCCCCCAGGAGGGCTTCCCCAACACACCGGACTGGACCGGACAGTGGCTGTACAGCCAGTGCGCCGTCTACGACGACCTCCACCCCCGCCAGCAGCAGCTCCTCGCCGACCTCGGCCTCACCGCCGAAGGCGCCCGCACCGCCCTACCCCGCCGCATCCCCCAAGCCGCAGCCTTCGCCGCCGGCCTCGCCCACGCCCGCGCCTGGGCCCAGGAGCACGGCAACCTCACCGTTGCCGAACCCGCCCGCCACGACGGCTACCGCCTCGGCACCTGGCTGCGCACCCAACGCCGCCGCGCCAGCCGCGGAAAACTGCCCGCCGACCGCATCAAAGCCCTGGAAGCCATCGATCCCCTCTGGAACCCGGCGGGAGGACTGCGCTGGCAGCAGGCCTACCTCACCGCCCGCACCCACACCACCGGCCGCTCCCTGGCCACCACCGCCGACCTCGACGCGCTCCCATCCGCGACAGCGAAATGGCTGTTCACCCAGTGCTCCAGTTACGCCAGCCTCCACCCCGAGCAGCAACAGCTGCTCGCCGAGACCGGCCTCACCAGCGAACGCGCCCGCGCTCTGGCACCACCACCGAAACCTCCCCGACCAGCCCGCCCAGCCCGCCCGCGGCTGAAGAACCCGCCCTGCGCCTTCGCGGCCGGCCTGCCCTACGCCCAAGCCTGGACCGCCCAGCACGGCAACCTCACCTCAGCCGACTACCGCACCGAACACGACGGCTTCCCCCTGGGATGGTGGCTGTACAAACAACGCCGAGCCGCCCACGCCCACGTGAAACGAACCGGCCGGCCCTGGCCCCACGATGCGCAACTCGCCGCCCTCGACCCGTGGTGGAACCCGCCCTGGCGAGCCACCTGGAACCACAGCTGGCACCAAGCCCACGCCCACCACAGCACCGCTCGGCCCTTCCCCAACCAGACCACCAAATGGATCCGCACCCAACAACGAACCTGGACTCAGCTCCACCCCCACCAACAACACCTGATGACCACCATCGGCATCCACGGGCCCACACCCCTGCACCGCTACAACAGCCGACCAGTGCACCTGACCAACCAACCAACGGAACTGATCAACACCCACGAGACCGCCCCAGAGCAGGAAACCCGCAGCTCACAAGCCCGCCCAGTCGGGGCCCGCAAGCAACGCCAAGCACCTCGCCAGCACACAGCACACCCTCGAACCCAACCAGCCAACTGA
- a CDS encoding sigma-70 family RNA polymerase sigma factor, with amino-acid sequence MAEPDESDWEAEWQLNAACRYDARGDQEHERLTSMFWAHSLADAAAVRSLCKTCSVRFDCAELALKYEEPYGIWGGLTEQERRHLLRSHPGVEAWRHLLETAIAEYDLVAATFDLDFASLFEEQFHRMVGFLITAGARRQDAEDAVQMAFVELARHWTEVCERTGWLRRVAHRMWSKVVFQSREHPVADVGGDAVVAQGDDADLVERHRVLQLLSRLPEQQRVVLAFAYDGCTPSETAAALGVPAANVRQNLKRARTALARLITQEGIVP; translated from the coding sequence GTGGCTGAGCCCGACGAGAGCGACTGGGAGGCGGAGTGGCAGCTGAATGCCGCATGCCGGTACGACGCCCGTGGCGATCAGGAGCACGAACGCCTCACGTCGATGTTCTGGGCGCACTCGCTGGCCGACGCCGCAGCGGTCAGGTCCTTGTGCAAGACGTGCTCTGTACGGTTCGACTGCGCCGAGCTCGCACTGAAATATGAGGAACCCTACGGCATCTGGGGTGGACTCACCGAGCAAGAACGGCGTCACCTGCTGCGGAGCCACCCTGGCGTGGAGGCCTGGAGGCACTTGCTTGAAACGGCGATTGCCGAGTACGACCTCGTTGCCGCCACCTTCGACCTCGACTTCGCCTCCCTCTTCGAAGAACAGTTCCACCGCATGGTGGGATTCCTCATCACGGCGGGTGCCCGCCGCCAAGATGCTGAGGATGCCGTGCAGATGGCGTTCGTCGAACTGGCCAGGCACTGGACGGAGGTCTGCGAACGTACTGGTTGGCTACGGCGCGTGGCACACCGCATGTGGTCCAAAGTTGTGTTCCAGAGCCGTGAACATCCCGTTGCTGATGTGGGTGGGGATGCTGTGGTTGCGCAAGGAGACGACGCGGATCTGGTCGAGCGACACAGAGTCCTTCAGCTGTTGAGCCGTCTGCCAGAGCAGCAGCGCGTCGTACTCGCATTCGCATACGACGGATGCACACCCTCTGAGACTGCCGCTGCCCTCGGGGTTCCGGCGGCGAACGTACGGCAGAACTTGAAGCGAGCCAGGACGGCCCTGGCGCGCCTCATCACTCAGGAAGGAATCGTTCCCTAA